One Engraulis encrasicolus isolate BLACKSEA-1 chromosome 5, IST_EnEncr_1.0, whole genome shotgun sequence DNA segment encodes these proteins:
- the elp6 gene encoding elongator complex protein 6 — MFTDLNSILNASPDNFKQGEFVLILDRKADASFLVHHFLSFYLRAGCKVCFLGLVQSFSHYSAVSQRLGVSLTQAKEKGQLVFLEGLKDCLGILLPGGTKPECPTLDFFSPQCLDLRGLFEFVLSSLGPGGGAAGQGDCGPDSPARPPVLIVDDLSVLLSLGVSAGAVLDFAHYCKAHVCHELKGSAVVLVRCEEEEEEEGEEEGCEMLLKGLTHQSTLALQVQGLPTGYCRDIHGQVDIWWRGQSQQQNQRKVFQYKVQDKGASFFARGTSSAVL; from the exons ATGTTTACCGACCTCAACAGCATCCTCAATGCCAGCCCGGATAATTTCAAGCAG GGAGAGTTCGTTCTCATATTAGACCGAAAGGCTGATGCTTCATTTTTGGTGCATCATTTTCTATCATTTTACTTAAGAG CTGGCTGTAAGGTTTGTTTCCTTGGGCTTGTGCAGTCCTTCAGTCATTACAGTGCTGTCAGTCAAAGACTG GGTGTGAGCTTGACACAGGCAAAGGAAAAAGGCCAGCTTGTTTTTCTGGAAGGACTGAAGGACTGTCTTGGAATCCTGTTACCCGGAGGAACAAAACCTGAATGCCCCACTTTAGACTTTTTCAG TCCTCAGTGTTTGGACCTGAGAGGCCTGTTTGAGTTTGTGCTGAGCTCCCTGGGTCCAGGGGGGGGCGCTGCAGGCCAAGGGGACTGTGGGCCAGACTCTCCTGCGAGGCCCCCGGTGCTGATAGTGGATGACCTGAGCGTCCTCCTCAGCCTGGGTGTGAGTGCCGGAGCCGTGCTGGACTTCGCTCACTACTGCAAGGCTCACGTCTGCCATGAGCTGAAG GGGAGTGCGGTGGTGCTGGtgaggtgtgaggaggaggaggaagaggagggtgaagaggaaGGCTGTGAGATGCTGCTGAAGGGGCTGACGCACCAGAGCACTCTGGCTCTGCAGGTGCAGGGGCTGCCCACCGGCTACTGCAGGGACATCCACGGACAg GTGGACATTTGGTGGCGCGGTCAAAGCCAGCAGCAGAACCAAAGAAAAGTCTTTCAGTACAAAGTCCAAGACAAGGGTGCATCGTTCTTCGCACGTGGGACCTCCAGTGCTGTCCTCTGA